Proteins from one Erysipelothrix larvae genomic window:
- a CDS encoding PPC domain-containing DNA-binding protein produces MKEHVIRLMPGDDLIGALENYCQKYEIEAAYIGTCVGSLSQVRFRKGHSKTVNTIIGPLEIVSCVGTLSKGGNHIHASVSDEDFYVRGGHLVQGCIVQSTAEIVLVQLENYELSRSKDVSGYKTLIINELQKS; encoded by the coding sequence ATGAAAGAGCATGTTATTCGTTTGATGCCTGGAGATGATTTGATCGGGGCACTAGAGAATTACTGCCAAAAGTATGAAATAGAAGCCGCATATATTGGAACATGTGTTGGTAGTTTATCACAAGTACGTTTTAGAAAAGGACACTCTAAAACTGTTAATACAATTATTGGTCCACTGGAAATTGTATCGTGTGTTGGAACACTATCAAAAGGTGGCAATCACATTCATGCTTCGGTCAGTGATGAAGACTTTTATGTACGAGGCGGACATCTTGTTCAAGGTTGTATTGTTCAATCTACAGCAGAAATCGTCCTTGTTCAACTTGAAAATTATGAACTTAGTCGTTCAAAAGACGTATCAGGTTATAAAACACTCATTATCAACGAGTTACAAAAATCTTAA
- a CDS encoding beta-glucoside-specific PTS transporter subunit IIABC, producing MNYKETAKTILEQVGGKGNVAGFTNCATRLRFTLKNKENLDLNELKKIDGVIDVVKSGAQFQFIIGTDVTSVAKELHLLGLEGDGAGENDSKTTMKPIDRLFDTISGIFTPLIPALTAAGMLKAVLVLLSTFKIVASDSSSYLILSFVADAAFYFLPVFVAISTAFKLKCNPYIAGLIGASLIHPKFLAMVAEGTPVSLFGINVPLVSYASSVIPSILSVLFMSYVERFADKVSPKVIKFLLRPLLTLIIVLPFTLVVFGPLGSYVGNVLASGANFLNENIPWLVSALMGGLFPLLVLTGMHWSFVPIIVQSYATYNYEGIMGPGSFVSNICQGAASLAVGLKTKNKELKQTSISAGVTALLGITEPALFGVTLKVKKALIAVMVGGAVGGLYAGIQGVVRYTSGTPGLASFAIFIGENPMNVVHALISVGIGFVVTFVLTWFFTDPDSDMKIETQDKPTFKAIEKKEILSPLEGNVINIKDVNDPTFSNEIIGRGIAVMPTQGIAYAPFDGVVQMAFSTGHAIGLVNQDGIELLIHIGIDTVKLEGNGFKLLVKQGDTVNKGQKLVEFDIDAIKSKGFDLTSPVIVTNLHEDVELITTNQETITRDETLIVLL from the coding sequence ATGAATTATAAGGAAACTGCGAAAACAATCCTTGAACAAGTAGGTGGGAAGGGAAATGTTGCTGGATTTACAAACTGTGCAACTCGACTCCGTTTCACCTTGAAAAATAAGGAAAATCTCGACTTAAACGAACTGAAAAAAATTGATGGTGTCATTGATGTTGTTAAAAGTGGTGCTCAATTTCAATTTATCATTGGGACTGATGTAACCAGTGTTGCCAAGGAATTACACTTATTAGGGCTTGAAGGGGATGGAGCTGGTGAAAACGATTCAAAAACAACGATGAAACCGATTGATCGTTTGTTTGATACGATTTCTGGAATCTTCACACCCCTGATTCCTGCACTTACTGCTGCAGGGATGTTGAAGGCGGTATTAGTGTTACTGAGTACATTTAAAATTGTTGCATCAGATTCATCTTCGTATCTAATCTTAAGCTTTGTTGCGGATGCGGCATTTTATTTCTTGCCTGTATTTGTTGCTATATCAACAGCATTCAAACTAAAATGTAATCCGTATATTGCAGGGCTTATTGGTGCATCCTTAATTCACCCTAAGTTTTTAGCAATGGTTGCAGAAGGTACACCCGTTAGTTTATTTGGAATTAATGTACCACTTGTATCATATGCATCAAGTGTAATTCCTTCGATTTTGTCTGTATTGTTTATGAGCTATGTTGAACGATTTGCAGATAAAGTGTCACCAAAAGTAATTAAATTCTTACTAAGACCCTTACTCACATTAATTATTGTATTACCATTTACCCTGGTTGTATTTGGTCCATTAGGCTCTTATGTAGGAAATGTACTTGCGAGTGGCGCAAACTTTTTAAATGAAAACATTCCTTGGCTTGTATCTGCATTAATGGGTGGACTATTCCCTTTGCTTGTATTAACGGGGATGCACTGGAGTTTTGTTCCAATTATTGTTCAATCTTATGCAACATATAATTATGAAGGAATAATGGGGCCGGGTAGTTTTGTATCAAATATCTGTCAAGGAGCTGCTTCTTTAGCGGTTGGTCTAAAAACCAAGAACAAAGAGCTGAAACAAACTTCGATTTCTGCTGGGGTAACAGCACTATTAGGAATCACAGAACCAGCATTATTTGGGGTAACGCTTAAAGTTAAAAAAGCCCTAATTGCTGTTATGGTAGGGGGTGCAGTTGGTGGCTTGTATGCAGGGATTCAAGGTGTAGTACGTTACACCTCTGGAACACCTGGACTTGCGAGTTTCGCTATCTTTATTGGAGAAAATCCAATGAACGTTGTTCATGCACTCATCTCAGTAGGAATTGGTTTTGTGGTAACTTTTGTGTTGACTTGGTTCTTCACCGATCCAGACAGTGATATGAAGATAGAAACACAGGACAAGCCAACCTTTAAGGCGATTGAGAAAAAAGAAATTCTCTCTCCATTGGAAGGTAATGTTATAAATATTAAAGACGTAAATGATCCAACATTTTCCAATGAAATAATCGGGCGTGGTATTGCTGTAATGCCAACTCAAGGGATTGCATATGCACCTTTTGATGGGGTTGTACAGATGGCATTTTCCACAGGTCATGCGATTGGATTGGTGAACCAAGATGGTATAGAATTACTTATTCATATTGGGATTGATACAGTTAAGCTTGAAGGAAACGGATTCAAGCTCCTTGTAAAACAAGGTGATACTGTAAATAAAGGGCAAAAGCTTGTGGAGTTTGATATAGATGCCATTAAATCAAAAGGGTTTGATTTAACCTCGCCTGTTATTGTGACGAACTTACATGAAGATGTGGAACTCATTACCACAAATCAAGAAACGATTACACGTGATGAAACACTCATCGTTTTATTATGA
- the licT gene encoding BglG family transcription antiterminator LicT: MYTVKKVFNNNIALVEDDFHDEFILLGNGLAFQKKGGDVIDASKIDKKFSLDAEAFTQKFSQLFSEIPIVYIELAMHVIENAEKALNVEFNEMIYIGLSDHLRYAIERAKERLDMPNVMLWEIRRFYPKEYAAALKAIEQIYYYENVWLSDNEAGYIALHFVNAQIDSPKMSLTIELTTIIMDIMKIVQLQFKIEIDQSSLSYTRFATHISYFVRRLMQGELSESDDSFIFEQMVQKYPDTFRCALQIETYLNVKAGVRLTKEEIVYFMIHINRVVEQSIEKKEKIYEL; this comes from the coding sequence ATGTATACGGTCAAAAAGGTTTTTAATAATAACATCGCTTTGGTGGAAGACGATTTTCATGATGAATTTATTCTACTTGGCAATGGATTGGCGTTTCAAAAGAAAGGGGGAGATGTGATTGATGCGTCAAAGATTGACAAAAAATTTTCGCTCGATGCTGAAGCATTCACTCAGAAGTTTAGCCAATTATTCAGCGAAATCCCAATTGTCTATATTGAACTAGCAATGCATGTAATTGAGAACGCTGAGAAAGCGTTGAATGTTGAATTTAATGAAATGATCTATATTGGACTCAGTGATCATTTACGTTATGCGATTGAGCGTGCTAAAGAACGTCTAGATATGCCAAATGTTATGTTATGGGAAATCCGACGGTTTTACCCCAAAGAATACGCAGCTGCACTCAAAGCAATTGAACAAATTTATTATTATGAAAACGTTTGGTTGAGTGATAACGAAGCAGGATATATTGCGCTACATTTCGTGAATGCTCAAATTGATTCGCCAAAAATGAGTCTTACCATTGAGTTGACGACAATCATTATGGATATCATGAAAATAGTTCAGTTACAATTCAAAATAGAGATCGATCAATCATCCCTTAGTTACACCCGTTTTGCAACACATATTAGCTATTTTGTAAGACGGCTTATGCAAGGGGAATTATCTGAAAGTGATGATAGTTTCATTTTCGAACAGATGGTTCAAAAGTATCCAGATACATTTCGATGTGCGCTTCAAATTGAAACATATTTAAATGTTAAAGCTGGTGTGCGTTTGACAAAAGAAGAAATTGTATATTTCATGATTCATATTAATCGAGTTGTGGAACAAAGCATAGAAAAAAAGGAGAAAATCTATGAATTATAA